From the genome of Methylomonas sp. UP202, one region includes:
- a CDS encoding SelT/SelW/SelH family protein — MSHRVEIRYCTQCRWLLRAAWMAQELLSTFDGDLTELALQPGTGGIFEVYADGVLVWSRKAEGRFPDITELKQRVRDQIAPERDLGHADRKPPPT, encoded by the coding sequence ATGAGCCACCGTGTCGAAATCCGCTATTGCACCCAATGCCGCTGGCTGCTGCGCGCGGCCTGGATGGCTCAGGAACTGCTGAGCACTTTCGACGGCGACCTGACCGAACTGGCCTTGCAGCCCGGCACCGGCGGCATTTTCGAGGTCTATGCCGACGGCGTACTGGTCTGGTCGCGCAAGGCCGAGGGTCGCTTCCCGGACATCACCGAGCTTAAGCAACGCGTCCGCGATCAAATCGCCCCGGAGCGCGATCTGGGCCACGCCGACCGCAAGCCGCCGCCGACCTAA
- a CDS encoding serine/threonine protein kinase, with amino-acid sequence MTPDDDLTRLLPQDDFTVLKPRPYPRPLPDTRANDEAYGGGYSLRGAVGAGGVGQVLLGFDERIGREVAIKEMLDQAANEDRELSTRFLREARITGRLEHPGIVPVYDLGVKPSGAPYYVMRLVRGDTLAQALKECNADPLPEHALSKRLALLDRLIDVCEAMAYAHSKGVVHRDLKPGNVVLGQFGETIVLDWGLAKVESETESAAAPLPRAGRSNADDDEDLTRLGDILGTPAYMAPEQADPRFGGIDARTDVFALGCMLFYLLNGRPPLQGGMDRILAELASDQAMPTARNPKLAAPVELVAICDHALAKDKAKRFKDAGAFADELRAFRDGRLVNAYAYTRAELLKRFIARNKVLLLATAAVMASIVIGAGLALRFGIEAKQAHKLAVAEGEQAKQQFQRAEQALADVTRISNTNLTVASRIAYSIGGEFANLLNGLVQAATQFRTDADLVGATPRLEKLTTELPRLESAATTRAPGTLLAVAPARYRHAIGADTSQLEHNRMALQSGEPVLSQVHAAPEGYQAVTLVVPVKAGNATIGFVSGRIKAAEFLGGLLQAELQDSRRTIWIIQDDGLILFDTETNEIGLNLFREERYAQLPELRQLAEEIAGQRGGVGYYENSAAYSGRRIASWVSLNPVANREWKVVVLEAW; translated from the coding sequence ATGACGCCCGACGACGACCTGACCCGCCTTCTCCCGCAAGACGATTTTACGGTGCTGAAACCGCGGCCTTACCCGCGTCCGTTGCCCGACACTCGCGCGAACGACGAGGCTTACGGCGGCGGCTATTCGTTGCGCGGTGCGGTCGGTGCCGGCGGCGTCGGCCAGGTGCTGCTCGGTTTCGACGAGCGTATCGGCCGGGAAGTCGCGATCAAGGAAATGCTGGACCAGGCCGCCAACGAAGACCGAGAACTCAGCACCCGCTTTCTGCGCGAGGCACGCATCACCGGCCGGCTGGAGCATCCCGGCATCGTGCCGGTCTACGACTTGGGCGTTAAGCCCAGCGGCGCGCCTTACTACGTCATGCGACTGGTACGCGGCGACACCTTGGCCCAGGCGCTGAAGGAGTGCAACGCCGATCCGTTGCCCGAACATGCGCTGTCCAAGCGTTTGGCCCTATTGGACCGCCTGATCGACGTTTGCGAGGCGATGGCTTACGCGCATTCCAAAGGCGTGGTCCACCGCGATTTGAAGCCCGGCAACGTGGTGCTGGGTCAATTCGGCGAGACCATCGTGCTGGACTGGGGCTTGGCCAAGGTCGAAAGCGAGACGGAGTCGGCGGCGGCGCCGTTACCGCGCGCCGGCCGCTCGAACGCTGATGACGACGAAGACCTGACCCGGCTCGGCGACATCTTGGGCACACCGGCCTACATGGCGCCGGAGCAAGCCGATCCGCGTTTCGGCGGTATCGATGCCCGCACCGACGTGTTCGCGCTGGGCTGCATGCTATTTTATTTGCTGAACGGCCGGCCTCCTCTACAAGGTGGCATGGACCGGATTCTAGCCGAGTTGGCTTCCGACCAGGCCATGCCGACCGCGCGGAATCCGAAGTTGGCGGCTCCGGTCGAACTGGTGGCGATCTGCGATCACGCGTTGGCCAAGGACAAGGCCAAGCGGTTCAAGGATGCCGGCGCGTTCGCCGACGAATTGCGGGCATTTCGCGACGGGCGTCTCGTCAATGCATACGCCTATACCCGCGCCGAACTGCTGAAGCGTTTTATTGCCCGCAACAAGGTGTTGTTGCTGGCAACAGCTGCGGTCATGGCGTCTATCGTGATCGGCGCCGGCTTGGCATTGAGATTCGGTATCGAAGCCAAGCAAGCCCACAAACTGGCGGTCGCCGAGGGCGAACAGGCCAAGCAACAGTTTCAACGCGCCGAGCAGGCGCTGGCCGACGTAACCCGCATTTCCAACACCAATCTAACCGTCGCCAGCCGGATTGCCTATAGTATCGGCGGCGAATTCGCAAATTTGCTGAACGGCTTAGTTCAGGCCGCGACTCAATTTCGGACCGATGCCGACTTGGTCGGCGCCACGCCGCGCTTGGAAAAACTGACCACGGAGCTGCCGCGTCTGGAAAGTGCCGCCACCACCCGGGCGCCAGGCACCCTCCTGGCCGTGGCGCCGGCCCGCTACCGGCACGCGATCGGCGCCGACACTTCGCAGCTGGAACATAACCGAATGGCCTTGCAAAGTGGCGAACCGGTGTTGAGCCAGGTGCATGCGGCACCGGAAGGTTATCAGGCTGTCACGCTGGTCGTGCCGGTCAAGGCCGGCAATGCGACGATCGGCTTCGTTTCAGGCCGAATCAAGGCCGCCGAATTTCTCGGCGGCTTGCTGCAAGCGGAGTTGCAAGACAGCCGCCGAACCATTTGGATCATCCAGGATGACGGGTTGATTTTGTTCGATACCGAGACAAACGAAATCGGGCTAAATCTGTTTCGGGAGGAACGGTATGCCCAACTCCCAGAGCTGCGCCAATTGGCCGAAGAAATTGCCGGGCAACGGGGCGGGGTGGGGTATTATGAAAATTCGGCGGCGTATAGCGGCCGGCGCATCGCCTCTTGGGTCAGTCTAAATCCGGTAGCGAACCGGGAATGGAAAGTGGTGGTGCTGGAAGCTTGGTAA